The following proteins come from a genomic window of Myroides odoratus DSM 2801:
- a CDS encoding FMN-binding glutamate synthase family protein codes for MFHKKFFNRFTFGQLTIALVVIYVLYSITTFVLYRSTASIVNLVISGILTYLTIYDLIQNKHTIRKNYPLFARFRYMFESIRPEMRQYFWEGELDGKPFNRRERSIVYQRAKNEKQTVSFGMQDDANRIGYEWAAHSVYPKHVSDTNFRTLIGGEDCKQPYSASIYNISAMSYGALSKKAITALNEGAKIGGFAHNTGEGGISQYHRSGGDLIWQIGTGYFGCRDEKGFFSDQLFEERSNYPEVKMIELKLSQGAKPGHGGLLPAEKNTVEIAAIRSITPHTTVHSPSGHTAFSNPVELVQFLAKLRTLSNGKPVGFKICIGRRDEFIAIIDAMKQTGITPDFITIDGAEGGTGAAPLEFIDYMGMALNDALVFANKTLIENGLRGKIRLLASGRIISAFDIAKTMALGADACYSARGMMFALGCIQALQCDSGHCPVGIATQDETLYKALDVTDKRMRVANFHKNTMKALGEFISAVGYEKPSEIDPRTFHKRVDHGVTKSFQEMYFGELDTRKKA; via the coding sequence ATGTTTCACAAAAAGTTTTTTAATCGATTCACATTTGGACAATTGACCATTGCATTGGTTGTGATTTACGTATTGTACTCTATTACCACTTTTGTTCTTTACCGATCAACAGCTAGCATTGTTAATCTTGTAATCTCCGGAATTCTAACATATTTAACAATCTATGATTTAATTCAAAACAAACATACGATTCGTAAAAACTATCCTTTATTTGCGCGTTTCAGATATATGTTTGAATCTATTCGTCCAGAGATGCGTCAGTATTTTTGGGAAGGAGAATTAGACGGAAAACCATTTAACCGTCGCGAGCGCTCGATTGTTTATCAAAGAGCTAAAAACGAAAAACAAACCGTTTCATTTGGTATGCAAGATGACGCTAATCGTATTGGTTACGAATGGGCTGCACACTCTGTATATCCGAAACACGTTTCAGATACTAATTTCAGAACCTTAATTGGAGGTGAAGATTGTAAGCAACCATATAGCGCAAGTATTTATAATATTAGTGCAATGAGTTATGGTGCTTTGAGTAAAAAAGCGATTACTGCTTTAAACGAAGGAGCTAAGATTGGTGGTTTTGCCCACAACACAGGTGAGGGAGGAATTAGCCAATACCACCGTTCAGGAGGAGATTTAATTTGGCAAATTGGTACAGGATACTTTGGTTGTCGTGATGAAAAAGGATTCTTCAGTGATCAATTATTTGAAGAGCGTTCAAATTACCCTGAGGTAAAAATGATCGAGTTAAAACTTTCTCAAGGAGCTAAACCTGGACACGGAGGATTATTACCAGCTGAAAAGAATACGGTTGAAATTGCTGCAATTAGAAGTATTACACCGCATACAACGGTACACTCACCATCTGGACATACGGCATTCAGTAATCCAGTTGAATTAGTGCAATTTTTAGCGAAGCTTAGAACATTATCAAACGGAAAACCAGTTGGATTCAAAATTTGTATTGGTCGTAGAGATGAGTTCATCGCTATTATTGATGCAATGAAACAAACTGGTATCACACCAGACTTTATCACGATTGACGGTGCTGAAGGTGGTACAGGAGCTGCTCCATTAGAGTTTATCGACTATATGGGAATGGCTTTGAATGATGCTTTAGTATTTGCTAATAAGACATTAATCGAAAATGGATTAAGAGGAAAAATCAGACTTTTAGCTTCAGGAAGAATTATCTCTGCCTTTGATATTGCTAAGACAATGGCACTTGGTGCTGATGCATGTTATAGTGCAAGAGGGATGATGTTTGCTTTAGGTTGTATCCAAGCTTTACAGTGTGACAGTGGTCACTGTCCTGTAGGTATTGCTACACAAGATGAAACCTTATACAAAGCATTAGATGTTACAGACAAGAGAATGCGTGTAGCTAACTTCCACAAAAATACAATGAAAGCTTTAGGAGAATTCATCAGTGCAGTTGGATATGAAAAACCAAGTGAAATTGACCCTAGAACGTTCCATAAACGCGTGGATCACGGTGTAACTAAGAGTTTCCAAGAAATGTATTTCGGAGAATTAGATACGCGTAAAAAAGCATAA
- a CDS encoding outer membrane beta-barrel protein: MKKVIYALSLLGLCLISQTTTAQFSRYYYNKHEVGVSVQGGYLGVQNSLPYNAKSDGGMSYGAGLHYDYHLSRKWSVGIGGIYTMNTIKSDMSRLEGSLPVTDWEGDNFIFRYKASSVSEKITLNQLNIPITVGYTLENNLYFRTGVQLGLSMTSEVETTFNQLQTEGYFPQYELVLPYPEFGGLGSFDLPKEKKDIDVDTRIAWVGEVGYKYELAERQNLYFGLYFDIGLNDIKKSDSKADRSALIGYKPDAVKGEALVQRNAVYDNAAYKLKTYAIGIKIKYGFGL, from the coding sequence ATGAAAAAAGTTATATATGCATTAAGCCTATTGGGACTGTGTTTGATTAGTCAAACAACGACAGCTCAATTTAGCCGTTACTATTACAACAAACACGAAGTAGGCGTTAGCGTGCAGGGTGGATATTTAGGCGTTCAAAATAGCTTGCCTTATAATGCAAAGTCGGATGGAGGAATGTCTTATGGAGCAGGGCTTCACTACGATTACCATTTGTCTCGCAAATGGAGTGTAGGTATTGGAGGAATTTATACCATGAATACCATCAAGAGCGACATGAGCCGCTTAGAAGGAAGTTTACCTGTAACCGATTGGGAAGGAGATAACTTTATCTTTCGATACAAAGCTAGTTCAGTTAGTGAGAAAATAACACTAAATCAGCTGAACATACCCATTACGGTCGGTTATACATTGGAAAATAATTTGTATTTCAGAACGGGAGTTCAACTGGGATTGAGTATGACGAGCGAGGTAGAAACGACTTTCAATCAGCTGCAAACCGAAGGGTATTTTCCACAATATGAATTGGTTTTACCTTATCCTGAATTTGGAGGATTGGGCTCTTTTGATTTACCTAAAGAAAAGAAAGATATTGATGTTGATACGCGAATCGCTTGGGTAGGAGAAGTAGGATACAAGTATGAATTAGCCGAAAGACAAAATCTATACTTTGGATTGTATTTTGATATTGGCTTAAATGATATCAAGAAATCTGATAGTAAAGCTGACAGATCCGCTTTAATTGGTTATAAACCGGATGCTGTAAAAGGAGAAGCTTTAGTACAACGTAATGCAGTGTACGACAATGCAGCGTATAAATTAAAAACCTACGCTATAGGTATTAAAATAAAATATGGTTTTGGTCTATAA
- a CDS encoding MBG domain-containing protein codes for MKQKLLLTWLFLLSFSLSMFSQIQIGSGTSSSYNIPMYGYYDYNMSQQIVLKSEYMDEQGMAGDITKISWFVTSNATTSSSWDLWDIYIGHTTKDRFTSNTDWIAVSTATLVYSGSITPVNGQWMEVVLTTPFTYNGTDNFVVTVVEKKSGHTSSSSTAPTFRNYTATNRGLYSYRDTTPIDAANPAGTALKYTSSTVAQLQLTGALSPCRKPDNLSVSELTSTTATMNWVNNSINILDQEYELRTNTNVGTATGRVSTGTVSNAEEQVNLTALAPDTQYYFYIKTNCEDDLTTSWAMISFKTLCASVNIPYTMTLSSSSVVPSCVTVQDVNNDGKTWTASSKPSSSGFVDSNVMKYNVHTTNAANDWFYTQGLNLVAGQSYRVSFKYRDAGQIEKLRVSYGSSAVNTAMTNELFTTETGNTSATVTKFIDFVPATSGVYYIGFQSYSEANKSSWFIGDVKVDVSPACIEPTDARLTSVTSNTAVFGWTASTGLPANGYAYEVRTEGNPGDATGRVASGTTAAGVVTATVNGLLPNTAYKFYVRAVCSGTASSVWTEVLNFRTACVAENVPYVMDINYVTTPSIPFCLSVQDVNVDGKTWQSYAKPSSSSFVGTKVMGYPYHLANAADDWFFTHAINLVAGQSYRLKFKYSHGNFAEKLRVSYGTSAMDTGMTTELFSVTTASSSATVEKVIDFIPTTSGVFYIGFQAYSDANKSTLYVGDVELDKTPTCFVPGEITVDRATLTYDSVIFTWVVPEQVPVSGYEYEIRTSGNPGEATGRVTTGSVAAGVLTATVNGLTPLTDYKIYIRSKCVGADRSIWTEGKSFKTLCLPPVITTITGATVCGFGTATLQATVNEGTLRWYETATSTTVLGTGSSFTTPELTATTSYWVSALGTGATEKNVGRVAPTTNSTYEGTNTGVIFSIAEPITIKSADIYAVNSGTISVKITDSAGVELYSTGNINIQGNGLTTPTKIPMNYEIQEGTGYRMLLKSYSGVTLIRESGISFPFVSDDGAISVTAGYINGSSASYYYFYNIGYEIGCTSERKEVVATVTEAPAFTLSTAELEVCKTLTSNAVTLTAGASNYDTYEWLPATGVTGNATTGWTFSPTETTEYVLTGSQSNGNCKFRKTVKVIVKPIASINEALENVVLCPGAIAEMKAGESGVVEAIFGTGTLATGTISYPNPLSTYYGGLKTQMLYTKDELLAKGLSAGSMIQTLAFELNAFTAGQCKDFTIRMGHTTRTATAMADLATSSTLTTVYNSLSFTPSASGFVAFTLNTPFTWDGTSNLIIETVHNAGNSGNGSGTTHRYTATSFDSVVYGASDSVTGGIGGMDTRTSFSSSGVSKNRPNVKFGVNNPHEYRWAPLTGLYTNSEGTIPYTGDARNVVYVKTAEPQVYTITAKHEESLCVVTKEVSVEMVDLGSFVIDQSIFCETVNVTDIPMTITGDTTAKWFASMTATTVLTTITQTGTYYVELTNGTCSSPRQPVQIEILQPVLPIADADQSLCEDTTLADLVVTLANRFESKWYASETATEALPDTTVLSNGTTYYVSSHFPQIGCESERIAITVHLSRTPAPEAQAIQRFCLINNPTVANLTADGTAIKWYDAPVGGTLLTATTPLQDEAIYYASQKLNNCESEVRTAVKVFIEAILAAPTVATTDIYYVYGDTPVVLEANLTSGDELVWYIGDATTGSTTAPTPSANAVGITTYWVSQRIINGCESARTEVKVHVAPAVLTVVANDLTKVYGAADPTLTYTVEGFKLTDNASVVTGRLARLAGEDVGDYAIGIGSLSATNYTFDFTAATFKITPAALRVQATQMTKVYGQVEPTLGFTGQGYKFNDDNTALTGALVREPGENIGTYAITQGTLTSTNYTITFTGANFIITPAELTIKMVNQTKVYGDNDPALNYQVIGLTNGDTNAVITGTLTRQQGENIGVYAYQNGTIATTTNYRLQFELGNLTITPATLMITPIVGQNKIYGQDDPVFNYAATGFKFTDTTAVISGLLGRVEGENVRVYQYILGSLASLHNNYTFVIDGANMFEIKRAPLVIVVHENQRKIFGSADPILTYTLQGLQFNDRNVNAISGNLGRVAGEAVGVYAINQGTLVARANYFIDTFVPSTFEIVRNEVGNVTLPSKTFTYDGTVKSLVVTGDLAPNAVVTYVNNNQTEVGRYDVKAIIDYGPNFETKELNAELTIVKAEQVITFNELSVVILDETPSFQLDARASSRLPIRYEVTFEDQPILTMTPAGLVTPLQVGTATITAYQDGNENYLPAKPVSRQLIIKSNGTEISELLVDGVSYGKIQDETYVLLDCATNQNTVILDVIVPKGTTVKPDTQIVVDVKTYGVHRQEIEVFSEDGTKSKKYYVIIEKRLATTNVIYQKYENVLLVNNNKETNGGYNFVKFEWFKNDELIGTQQAYSAGGEYGMKLDPTATYHAVLTLKNGTKLTTCPIELGFEQAEELQVYPNPVRKTESLNVVLDSKTDYENSYVIYNVLGQVVSKGSFNGNRKELNLPTTITTGSYFLVLKSEGKHQSVQFIVRE; via the coding sequence ATGAAGCAGAAATTACTTTTAACGTGGCTGTTCTTACTCAGCTTTTCGTTATCGATGTTCTCCCAGATCCAAATTGGCTCTGGTACATCATCCAGTTATAACATACCAATGTATGGTTATTATGATTATAACATGAGCCAACAAATTGTGCTTAAATCAGAATATATGGATGAGCAAGGAATGGCAGGAGATATCACCAAGATAAGTTGGTTTGTTACTTCTAATGCCACTACTAGCTCTAGTTGGGATTTATGGGATATTTATATCGGGCATACTACGAAAGATAGATTTACATCTAATACAGATTGGATTGCTGTAAGTACAGCTACTTTAGTATATAGTGGTTCAATTACGCCTGTGAATGGACAATGGATGGAAGTTGTATTAACTACACCATTTACTTATAATGGCACGGATAATTTTGTTGTAACGGTAGTAGAGAAAAAGTCGGGACACACAAGTTCCTCTTCAACTGCTCCAACATTTAGGAATTATACTGCGACAAATCGTGGTTTATATAGTTATCGTGATACTACGCCAATAGATGCTGCAAATCCAGCTGGTACGGCTCTTAAATATACAAGTAGTACAGTTGCTCAATTGCAGTTAACAGGAGCTTTAAGTCCATGTCGTAAACCAGATAATCTTTCGGTATCTGAATTGACTTCAACCACAGCTACAATGAATTGGGTGAATAATTCGATAAATATTTTGGACCAAGAATACGAATTACGTACCAACACGAATGTTGGAACAGCAACAGGAAGAGTTAGTACTGGTACAGTATCAAATGCTGAAGAGCAAGTAAATTTAACGGCATTAGCACCAGATACACAATATTATTTTTACATTAAAACGAATTGTGAAGATGATTTAACCACCTCATGGGCGATGATTAGCTTCAAAACCCTTTGTGCGTCTGTAAATATTCCTTATACAATGACTCTTTCTTCATCTTCTGTTGTGCCAAGTTGCGTTACAGTACAAGATGTTAATAATGATGGTAAAACGTGGACGGCTTCTAGTAAACCTTCTTCTTCAGGTTTTGTAGATTCAAATGTAATGAAATACAATGTGCATACTACTAATGCTGCTAATGATTGGTTTTATACACAAGGTTTAAATTTAGTAGCAGGGCAAAGTTATCGCGTTTCTTTTAAATATAGAGATGCAGGTCAAATTGAGAAATTGAGAGTAAGCTATGGTTCATCAGCTGTCAATACAGCTATGACCAACGAATTGTTTACAACTGAAACGGGAAATACTAGTGCGACAGTAACTAAATTTATTGATTTCGTGCCTGCAACAAGTGGTGTGTATTATATTGGTTTTCAGTCATATTCTGAAGCAAATAAGTCCTCTTGGTTTATTGGAGATGTTAAAGTAGATGTATCGCCAGCTTGTATTGAACCAACGGATGCTAGATTAACTAGTGTAACGTCCAATACAGCCGTTTTTGGATGGACTGCTTCTACTGGTTTGCCAGCAAATGGATATGCGTATGAAGTTCGTACAGAAGGTAACCCAGGTGATGCTACTGGACGTGTAGCATCTGGAACTACAGCAGCGGGGGTAGTTACAGCAACAGTAAATGGACTACTGCCTAATACAGCTTATAAGTTTTATGTGAGAGCTGTATGTTCTGGAACTGCGTCAAGTGTATGGACAGAGGTATTGAACTTTAGAACTGCCTGTGTGGCAGAGAATGTTCCTTATGTGATGGATATTAACTATGTAACTACACCTAGTATTCCTTTTTGTCTTAGTGTACAAGACGTAAACGTAGATGGTAAAACATGGCAATCTTATGCGAAGCCATCATCATCATCGTTTGTAGGAACAAAGGTGATGGGATATCCTTACCATCTTGCAAATGCTGCAGATGATTGGTTCTTTACTCATGCAATTAATCTAGTAGCAGGCCAAAGTTATCGATTGAAATTTAAATATTCACATGGTAATTTCGCAGAAAAATTACGCGTAAGCTATGGTACTTCAGCGATGGATACAGGAATGACGACTGAATTATTCTCGGTAACTACTGCTTCAAGTAGTGCTACAGTTGAGAAAGTAATTGATTTTATACCAACTACAAGTGGAGTGTTTTATATTGGTTTCCAGGCGTATTCAGATGCAAATAAATCTACTCTTTATGTAGGTGACGTTGAATTGGATAAAACGCCAACGTGTTTTGTACCTGGTGAGATAACTGTTGATAGAGCCACTTTGACTTATGATAGTGTTATTTTTACTTGGGTAGTACCAGAACAGGTACCAGTGAGTGGGTATGAGTATGAAATTCGCACTTCAGGTAATCCAGGTGAAGCTACAGGACGCGTGACTACTGGATCAGTGGCCGCAGGCGTACTAACAGCTACAGTAAATGGATTAACACCATTGACAGACTATAAAATTTACATTCGATCTAAATGTGTCGGGGCGGATAGAAGTATTTGGACAGAGGGAAAATCATTTAAAACCTTATGTTTACCTCCAGTCATAACGACTATAACAGGAGCTACCGTTTGTGGGTTTGGTACAGCAACCTTACAAGCAACTGTAAATGAAGGTACCTTAAGATGGTACGAAACAGCGACAAGTACAACGGTATTAGGAACGGGAAGTAGCTTTACAACACCAGAATTGACTGCAACAACTTCGTATTGGGTTAGTGCATTAGGAACAGGAGCTACAGAGAAAAATGTAGGAAGAGTTGCACCAACTACTAATTCTACTTATGAAGGTACAAATACAGGAGTTATATTTTCTATTGCAGAACCAATTACAATAAAAAGTGCTGATATTTATGCAGTAAATAGCGGAACTATAAGTGTTAAAATTACAGATAGCGCCGGAGTCGAATTGTATTCTACAGGTAATATAAACATTCAAGGAAATGGTTTAACCACACCTACTAAGATACCGATGAATTATGAAATACAAGAAGGTACAGGTTACCGTATGTTACTTAAATCATATTCAGGAGTAACTTTAATTAGAGAGTCAGGAATTTCTTTTCCATTTGTAAGTGATGATGGAGCAATTAGTGTAACGGCAGGGTATATTAATGGATCAAGTGCTAGTTATTATTATTTCTATAATATTGGATATGAAATTGGTTGTACAAGTGAGCGTAAGGAAGTAGTCGCTACTGTAACTGAAGCACCAGCCTTTACATTATCAACAGCGGAGTTAGAAGTTTGTAAAACGCTAACAAGTAATGCTGTTACTCTTACAGCAGGTGCTTCAAATTATGATACATACGAATGGTTACCAGCTACAGGAGTAACAGGAAATGCTACAACAGGATGGACTTTCTCACCAACAGAGACTACAGAATATGTTTTAACAGGCTCTCAATCGAATGGGAACTGTAAATTTAGAAAGACAGTAAAAGTGATAGTAAAACCTATCGCTTCAATAAATGAAGCACTAGAGAATGTAGTACTGTGTCCTGGAGCTATTGCAGAAATGAAAGCAGGCGAAAGCGGAGTTGTGGAGGCTATTTTTGGAACAGGAACATTAGCTACAGGAACAATAAGTTATCCAAATCCACTGTCTACTTACTATGGAGGTCTGAAAACACAAATGCTTTATACTAAAGACGAATTGTTAGCAAAAGGATTAAGTGCAGGAAGTATGATCCAAACACTTGCTTTTGAATTGAATGCTTTTACTGCTGGGCAGTGCAAAGATTTTACCATTCGAATGGGACATACAACTAGAACTGCTACGGCAATGGCAGATTTAGCTACGTCATCAACGTTGACAACCGTGTATAATAGCCTATCTTTTACTCCATCAGCTTCAGGTTTTGTAGCATTTACATTAAATACCCCATTCACTTGGGATGGTACAAGTAATTTAATTATTGAAACGGTACACAATGCTGGAAACAGTGGTAATGGTTCAGGAACAACACATCGCTATACAGCTACTTCATTCGATAGTGTTGTTTATGGAGCATCTGATAGTGTTACTGGAGGAATAGGTGGAATGGATACTCGAACTTCTTTTAGTAGTAGCGGAGTTTCAAAAAATAGACCTAATGTTAAATTTGGTGTTAATAATCCGCATGAATACCGTTGGGCTCCATTAACTGGATTATATACAAATTCAGAAGGAACGATTCCTTATACTGGTGATGCACGTAATGTAGTATATGTGAAAACAGCAGAACCACAAGTGTATACAATTACAGCAAAACACGAAGAATCTTTATGTGTGGTGACGAAAGAGGTTTCAGTAGAAATGGTAGATCTTGGAAGTTTCGTAATTGATCAATCTATTTTTTGTGAAACAGTAAATGTTACTGATATTCCAATGACCATTACTGGTGATACAACTGCAAAATGGTTTGCTTCAATGACAGCTACAACAGTGTTAACAACAATTACGCAAACAGGCACGTACTATGTGGAGTTGACCAATGGGACTTGTAGTTCACCACGTCAACCTGTACAAATAGAAATTCTTCAACCTGTTCTTCCAATTGCGGATGCGGATCAATCATTATGTGAAGATACGACATTGGCAGATTTAGTGGTTACACTGGCTAATCGATTTGAAAGTAAATGGTATGCATCTGAAACAGCAACGGAAGCTTTACCTGATACAACTGTATTGAGTAACGGAACGACTTATTATGTATCAAGTCATTTCCCTCAAATTGGATGTGAGTCTGAGAGAATAGCAATAACTGTTCATTTATCACGTACTCCAGCTCCAGAAGCACAAGCGATACAAAGATTCTGTTTAATTAATAATCCAACAGTTGCTAATTTAACAGCAGATGGAACAGCTATTAAATGGTATGATGCTCCTGTAGGAGGAACTTTGCTTACGGCTACAACACCTTTACAAGACGAAGCAATATACTATGCTTCACAAAAATTAAACAATTGTGAAAGTGAAGTTAGAACAGCCGTGAAGGTATTTATTGAAGCTATATTGGCAGCTCCAACAGTTGCAACAACAGATATATACTATGTATATGGTGATACACCAGTTGTACTCGAAGCTAACCTTACCAGCGGAGATGAATTAGTATGGTATATAGGTGATGCAACAACGGGAAGTACAACTGCACCAACACCTTCGGCAAATGCAGTTGGAATAACAACGTATTGGGTAAGTCAACGTATCATCAATGGATGTGAAAGTGCACGTACGGAAGTTAAAGTGCATGTAGCACCAGCTGTATTAACTGTTGTTGCGAATGACCTTACTAAAGTATATGGGGCAGCAGATCCAACGTTAACTTATACAGTTGAAGGATTTAAATTGACAGATAATGCAAGTGTAGTAACAGGAAGATTAGCTAGATTAGCTGGAGAAGATGTAGGAGATTATGCAATTGGTATAGGTAGCTTAAGTGCAACTAATTATACATTTGATTTTACAGCAGCGACTTTTAAAATTACACCAGCAGCATTAAGAGTACAAGCAACTCAAATGACTAAAGTATATGGACAAGTAGAACCTACCTTAGGATTTACGGGACAAGGATATAAATTTAATGATGATAATACAGCATTAACGGGTGCTCTAGTAAGAGAACCAGGTGAAAACATCGGTACGTATGCGATTACACAAGGTACGTTAACATCGACAAACTATACGATTACGTTTACAGGGGCAAACTTTATAATTACTCCTGCCGAATTGACCATTAAAATGGTTAATCAAACGAAAGTGTATGGGGATAATGATCCTGCTTTGAACTACCAAGTAATAGGATTAACGAATGGCGATACGAATGCAGTTATTACAGGAACATTAACACGTCAACAAGGTGAAAATATCGGAGTATATGCTTACCAGAATGGAACGATAGCGACTACAACAAATTATCGTTTACAGTTTGAGTTAGGTAATTTAACCATTACTCCAGCTACTTTAATGATTACTCCTATAGTAGGACAGAATAAAATATATGGACAAGATGATCCAGTATTCAATTATGCAGCAACTGGATTTAAATTCACGGATACAACAGCTGTAATCAGTGGTTTATTAGGAAGAGTTGAGGGAGAAAACGTACGTGTTTACCAATATATACTAGGTAGTTTAGCATCGCTTCATAACAACTATACATTTGTAATTGATGGGGCAAATATGTTTGAAATAAAACGAGCTCCTCTTGTTATTGTTGTTCATGAAAATCAACGAAAAATATTCGGAAGTGCTGATCCAATCTTAACCTATACCCTTCAAGGATTGCAGTTTAATGATAGAAACGTAAATGCAATTTCAGGTAATTTGGGAAGAGTAGCAGGAGAAGCAGTAGGCGTTTATGCAATCAATCAAGGAACACTTGTAGCGAGAGCAAATTACTTTATTGACACATTTGTACCTTCAACATTTGAAATTGTTAGAAATGAAGTAGGTAATGTTACACTACCATCAAAAACATTTACGTATGATGGTACAGTGAAAAGTTTAGTTGTAACAGGTGATTTAGCACCAAATGCAGTGGTAACTTATGTCAATAACAATCAAACAGAAGTTGGACGTTATGATGTAAAAGCAATTATTGATTACGGCCCGAATTTTGAAACAAAAGAGCTAAACGCAGAGTTGACAATTGTCAAAGCAGAACAAGTGATTACGTTTAATGAATTGAGTGTTGTAATATTAGATGAAACACCTTCATTCCAATTAGACGCCAGAGCAAGTTCTAGATTGCCAATTCGTTACGAAGTGACTTTTGAGGATCAACCAATCTTGACCATGACACCAGCTGGATTAGTTACACCATTACAAGTAGGTACAGCAACTATTACAGCTTATCAAGACGGTAATGAAAATTATTTACCAGCTAAACCAGTGTCGAGACAATTAATCATTAAGAGTAATGGAACGGAGATATCTGAACTTTTAGTAGACGGTGTTTCTTATGGTAAAATACAAGATGAAACTTATGTGTTGTTAGATTGTGCTACAAACCAAAATACAGTAATCTTAGATGTTATTGTACCAAAAGGCACAACAGTAAAACCAGATACTCAAATTGTAGTAGACGTGAAAACATATGGAGTACACAGACAAGAAATCGAAGTATTTTCAGAAGATGGTACGAAGAGTAAAAAGTACTATGTAATCATAGAGAAACGTTTAGCAACTACAAATGTTATTTATCAGAAATACGAAAATGTATTATTAGTTAATAATAATAAAGAAACAAACGGAGGTTATAATTTTGTGAAGTTCGAATGGTTTAAAAATGACGAATTGATTGGTACACAACAAGCGTATTCTGCAGGAGGTGAATATGGAATGAAGTTAGATCCTACTGCTACATACCACGCTGTTCTTACTTTGAAAAACGGAACTAAGCTTACAACTTGTCCAATTGAATTAGGATTTGAACAGGCAGAGGAATTACAAGTTTACCCGAATCCAGTTCGTAAAACAGAGTCGTTGAATGTTGTATTAGATTCTAAAACAGATTACGAAAACTCATATGTTATTTATAACGTATTAGGACAAGTAGTAAGTAAAGGGTCATTCAACGGCAATAGAAAAGAGTTGAATTTACCAACTACAATTACTACAGGATCTTATTTCTTAGTATTGAAATCAGAAGGGAAACACCAATCTGTTCAGTTTATTGTAAGAGAATAG
- a CDS encoding pyridoxal-phosphate dependent enzyme yields MKEKINTCYEKIKPYVHHTPIMESGHIENFLGSDLYFKCENFQRAGAFKMRGATNAILHLTTEQKEKGVVTHSSGNFAQALALAARTFGVKCYIVMPFNAPNVKKDAVVMYGGEIVECAPTMESRERVCNQVIDETGATFIHPSNEINVIIGNSTATKELLETEPDLDALIVPVGGGGLLAGTILAAQAFGKEGIEVYAGEPYEVDDAFRSLTSGKIECNLSVDTIADGLRTQLGDVNFPIIKEGVKAIIRVRENEIISAMRLIWQRMKIVVEPSSAVALAVLIKERPLFEGKKVGIILSGGNVDLDNLPF; encoded by the coding sequence ATGAAAGAGAAAATCAATACGTGTTACGAGAAAATAAAACCCTATGTGCATCATACGCCTATTATGGAGTCTGGTCATATTGAAAACTTTCTAGGTAGTGATTTGTATTTTAAATGTGAAAACTTTCAGCGTGCAGGAGCCTTTAAAATGAGAGGTGCAACTAATGCTATTTTGCATTTAACTACAGAGCAAAAAGAAAAAGGAGTTGTGACGCACTCTTCTGGGAACTTTGCACAAGCACTTGCTTTGGCTGCTCGTACTTTTGGCGTGAAATGTTATATTGTAATGCCATTTAATGCACCTAATGTAAAAAAGGATGCGGTAGTAATGTATGGAGGGGAAATTGTGGAATGTGCTCCTACGATGGAGTCGAGAGAGCGGGTGTGTAATCAAGTGATTGATGAAACAGGTGCAACATTTATTCACCCTTCAAATGAAATCAATGTCATTATAGGGAACAGTACAGCGACGAAAGAGTTATTGGAAACTGAACCAGATTTAGACGCCTTGATTGTGCCTGTTGGTGGTGGTGGATTATTAGCTGGAACCATTTTAGCAGCTCAAGCCTTTGGAAAAGAGGGGATTGAAGTATATGCAGGAGAACCTTATGAAGTAGATGATGCTTTTCGTTCCTTAACAAGTGGAAAGATTGAATGCAATCTTTCTGTGGATACTATTGCAGATGGTTTGCGTACACAGTTGGGAGATGTCAATTTCCCAATTATTAAAGAAGGCGTAAAAGCGATTATTCGCGTTCGAGAAAATGAAATTATTAGTGCCATGCGCCTCATTTGGCAACGCATGAAAATTGTTGTTGAGCCAAGTAGTGCTGTAGCTTTAGCCGTATTGATTAAAGAACGCCCACTATTTGAAGGCAAAAAAGTAGGAATTATTTTATCTGGTGGAAATGTAGATTTAGATAATTTACCCTTTTAA